ATGGGGGGGTcgttttttagaaaattttgttCTTGAGGGTTAGTTGGAAGCTGGGGAGTACAATTTGATTGGAAATTAGTTTTTCCGGCAGTcggagctccggcaccaccaCTGTCTTCGGGACTAGTAACATTGGAAGTCCTAATTTTGAAATTCGAATTGTTAGGGGCCATACCTGATGGGGCTTTTTGCATGGTTGGGCTCCTCTCATCTTGCTGATCAACTTGGCATTGCCAATTTTGAATTTGGGGCTCCGCCACTGCACCACCTCCGGCAGGCGGAGATGTAACCCTAATTGTCAAATTGGAGGAGCTCGGAGATGATTCTGATGGGGCTTTAAGGATGGGTGTACTTATTGATGAGTCGCTCACAAAACCCATTGAAAAATTTGACTTTTCGCCACCACACGCGGTGGAGCCGCCAGTGCCAGAAATCGCCCCGCCGCCGGAAATCTTTGGATTGATATTCGACGAGCTCGACTTTGTATATGTTGGCGATTTTTGCATGGTTGTATTCGTAATAAAATTCTCTACAAGATGGCATTGGTCTCGTTGGTCGAATACCGTCGGATCTCCGTCGTCGACATTCAACAGTTCCTCGCCGGCGCCACCATCAGCCATGTGTAGATTCTTAGCAAGTTGCTAGAAGAGAGGAGAGATTAGAGTCATTCGTGCCCAGCAAGCATAGACTCAAAAGATAGTTTTACTATTACATTTCTTCACAGCTTCCTTAGTTTTTAATAACtaaataaagtaataatagTTGAATTTAGAGTTTTAAAACGTCGTCAAAAATGTTAGTTTGATAAAATACACCTAATTACTTAGTTCCTACTATAATAGTtacatttatttttacttagtTCCAATTTTAAAAATTCCTTTTTTACTTGTCTATTTTAGTAAATCAAGATAGTTTACTATTACATTTCTTCATAGCTTCCTTAGTTTTTAATAACtaaataaagtaataatagttaaatttagagttttaaaaCGTCGTCAAAAATGTTAGTTTGATAAAATACACCTAATTACTTAGTTCCTACTATAATAGTtacatttatttttacttagtTCTAGTTTTAAAAATTCCTTTTTTACTTGTCTATTTTAGTAAATCAAGATAGTTTTACTATTACATTTCTTCATAGCTTCCTTATTTTTTAATAACtaaataaagtaataataattaaatttagagttttaaaacattgtcaaaaagattaatttaataaaatacaactaattaaaaaatttctttctaaataaaaaaaacagaaaaagtATTACATGGTTCTAATCGTTGGAGATTAGCGCACTATCATATTACCATCGATAATCGTTACCACAAATCACCTCCACAACTACTATACCACTACTAATTAACTACTACAACCAACTATATTCTTAGTATTACCGATTATAAACTATCTCCATAATTATaactatcacaatcatacaTTATGACCAGATTATCAACCATTCATTTCTATTCTTTACCACCCATAACCACCTAATATTTCTATcaagttattttatttgtattttaaatattaattttaataaataaatgttaATATTGAGAATATAAAGGATTAATTGTGTTGAGAATAGAATAATGACTTAAAAGGAGAAAAGGAGAAATGTTGGAGACAGAGAGTGATGGCCCCATCAAATAACGGACGTTGAGGGCCACTACATACACTCTGTGCGACTGTAAATGGACGCATCTCttggaaaaaatatatttaactacACAAGAAAGAAACTTGCCAGAGACATTTCTTCCCAACATAGTAATAAATTGCTTCACCCACTCAAAACGGAAACGGAGAAAGCATTTTTTTGTGGTTTTCTAAGACAGACAAGTCCCTGTTCGGCACTTTCTTCCATATAGAATACCACTCATCATCTTCGTATTTTCTCTTTTCCccattttcatttcattttctaTCTGCCGGACGGAAATTTTTAAGTTGTGCGTTTCACGAATATGACTGATCTGCCCATGGAATTCGATACTAACGggtatttctatattttttaatttcatgtgTTTTCGTTGAGCCCCATTTGTTTTATTGGGTAAGTGTGAAAATGCTGGAAATGGGTTATTGCTTAAATAGAGCAACATGGTGATGATTTTGTATAGTTGATCTCTATTTGCTTGGATTGagcattgttgttgttgtataaataTATAGTTTGGTTATGTATTTTAACTATATCAATCGTGAAAATGATGAGAAACGAATTTTCTTTGAGCCCACATAAATATATTAGGTTGTCTGATAATTCATGTAGTTGACCACAATTTGGTTGGAATTGAGgcgttgttgttgtattatggATAATGGGGTTATTGTTTTCTCTGTCTTTGCTTAGTTTGATGGTTCAGTTCTGTAGTTCATGCGTTTTCTAtgaactccaaatgaatatATTGTGTTACTATTAATTAAATGGAGCAACATGGTCAGTGATGATACATATAGTTGACAGTTACTTGCTTGAGACTGAGGCATTGTTGTTGTTATCGTATTAATAATTTGGGTTATTGTTATCATATGAATGGCACCCGTGCACCTGCTAATTTCGTCTAGTGACTCAATTTTATGCTGCTTCTGCATTTTGTATGTGTCATGGGTGATTATGCTTCACACATTTCCCGCATTTATGTTTCCTACTTTATGGATCAAAAAGCATATATAAATTTCAACCCTGTTAATAATTTAAAGGTTAATGATTCTGTCATGAAAAATGAGATTTGTTTAAGTAATTCTTTATACATGTTGAGAGGTAgtcttaatgtatatatttattataaataacACGTTTAGAATTGAACGGATTCATTGTTTTCTATGATGAAACTATGGCAGCGAGATATGGGATTGGCAATGTGGGGAAACTTTTCTTCAAGACAGTGAGAGTTTTGGTAAGTTTAGCTGCTTTCCCTAGTAATTATAAGTGACAAAAGATAGTTGAGTGGAGTCATCCATGTTAAACAGGGCTGCAGCCTCAAACAGACGTATCAGGATGTCCATGGATTGGTGTAACtgaaaaaaacaaagatatttccTACATGTTTGATGATGAGACAACCCCGGTAAAGGACTGGAGTGACTTGACTTTCAATGTCAAGGGTAAAGGATCCAAATATAACAATTATCTTTCTTCTAGTACTCAGCATGTTTAAAGCATCTTGTCTTGATTTAAATGGTTTAATCCAGATGTTACAATCAAGCAATTGGAGCAGTGCAGAGAACCTTCTAAACTGGTAAAAAGACGTAGAATGCTACAATTTGACGCTGAGACCCTGGACACTTCTGGTTCAAATGAAGAGCTTGCATTAACTTTCTTAAAATCAAAGGTTACTACTACCTTTTGCCATGTGTTTTGAGTTCTGATAGCACATTTCTAATCATACTTTAGCATTAATAATGCATGTTGTTTTTTCCCACACGTGAAACCAAGTTAAGAGTTCTGTTAAGCCAACAGATAAGTGGTGGAATTTGGTCTGTGAGGAAACCTCATGTGACAATGCACCTATTCAGTTCTGCTTCATTTTACATGTTTATGTTACTAGGTAACACCGTAAAAGTATCTGAGGTAGAAATGATTTTTATAAAAGTGACTTTACATGGAAGTTGGATAATGCAGGAGAGGGATGCATATTTTGAAGAAACTATAAGTGCGGTGTCAGAGTGGTTATCCGAATGTGCAGGTCAATGTGTGCAACATTATAGTAAAGTTATATCTGCTTATATTGTTAAATTCGTTATTGATAGAATATGTTTTTCTAGATGGTGCAACATCTTCGGCTCACGAAGGCTTTGATGAGTCATCTGAAGAATGGCTTACTGATTGCTTTAATGATCCTGAGTTGCAGATTATTTCCGAGGATATGTAACTTTTCATCCTTAGCCTTCCATGCTCATAACGACTTTAAGTTATGCTCTgctctaaaaatatttattttaacagGAATGCATCTGGAATATCTGATTTTCAAGCAGACACAATGGGTAGGGAATCTCTCTTTCCCTTGAATGttctctttcttttgttcttcCTTTCTTTCTGGTCTGTCTCCTCTATATTCTTCATGTGCTGGTGTTCTTGTCTTccttttcatgttattcttgttTATTACTTGATTGACGTCAGCTTATATGTTGCAGAGGTTGTCAATTCCCCACCAGAATGCGAGATAACTATGGTTAAAAGCAGTCCTGCTCGTACTTATGGAAACATTGTTTTCAAAGGTTAATACTTTATCTATGATCACACTCAGTACTTTATTCATGGTTACTCTTATTGaatcattgagtctcaaatagccgggaattcattatattttgaatAAACCCCTTGTTATTATATTGTCAATAGCGTGGGCTGCTCAGTGATCTTTTTCCAGCTTAACTATATTGCATGAGAACACATGGCAAACTGGCTGCTACTGAGCTCGTATTCATAACTGACTATGCATTCAGGTAGTAATGAGTACACAAAGACTCCCGAGAAAGGTGCATCTTCTGTAGTTTACCCATTTGGATTTATCAAACCCTGCCGTGTTCGAGGAGATATGACTTTAAAAGAGATTAACGAAAAGATACACACTCCGCCACCATCTAAATCAAATCAAAGCAATCAAGATCCACCTTCTTATCCGACATCAGCTTTTTCCGGGAAGCCTGTTATTGGCAAGACGAAAATTCACACAGAGGGCGGAAGAGGCAGCATAACAATCATGAGAACTAAAGGATGATCTTCAAATGGTCTTTTCTTGGACAAATTTTACCATGGGGTTGCTCCAAATTCCTTAGACAAAGCAATTTCATGGTACTGTTTTAGGTCTTCAGCACATAAGTTAAGTTGTGAATCAGCCTTTTATTAGGGAGAAAATGTGGAGACTTAGTAGTGGATTAGTCTCCCATTATTTTGGAATCTCCATGTATTTTGGTTTATTAGATTAATGCTTATCTATTTTGAGAAGTTAGCAATTTTTTTGGGTACTTATCTGTCAGGCAATGTAAGCATAATATGACAGGATTCTACACATGTGATGTAGTGTAATTTATGCAAGTCATTATCTTAACATGCATCGACAACTTGTCTGGTTTTGTTATGTCTGTTAAGTGAGAATGTTGCTGGATTAGGTAAGTATGGCTGAATTTGTGAAAGTACACTTAGAAACGGATCCAGAATTTAAACTTAGTGAGTTCAACTTTGTAATGAAGTTATCGTACCGTTAAAAGTTTGGGTTCAGATCTAACATTTGTTGAGATTTTGTGTCAAAAGTTATGGGTTCATATGAGCACATAGCCATCCAAAGGGCTACATCTGCCTTCCAGTAAAATTTCTTTGAAATGTTGTTGGTTTGTCAAGCtatgatattttaaaggatGAGAAATGAGTTTGCTTTGTATTGttctaattttatttgttaCGGTGAAAAATAGTGGCGTAGCCACATATAAGTTAGGGTGGTCAATTGGACATCctttatattatgtatatagaAAATTGTACGGAATATACaggtcaaaaattattttttatacgtatatattaaatcttgAACATCCTTAATGAAATTTTTGACTTCGCTACTGGTTAAAAATGACCTTCTTAAGTAAAAATAGTTATTGTTATCTCAAAACAAGAAATTTCTTTTTGGTGTATTAATGAATgacacaaaataattttttttgaatttcaaaatgttATTGGCTACATATTGACTTTCCAAATACTTGCAATAATATTTTGGCAATACAATCCTAAAGTCTTCAACTATGGCCGTTTCAAAAATTAGATCTCAAGCTTTTTTGCT
This Solanum dulcamara chromosome 8, daSolDulc1.2, whole genome shotgun sequence DNA region includes the following protein-coding sequences:
- the LOC129901541 gene encoding protein XRI1-like isoform X2, with the translated sequence MTDLPMEFDTNGEIWDWQCGETFLQDSESFDVTIKQLEQCREPSKLVKRRRMLQFDAETLDTSGSNEELALTFLKSKERDAYFEETISAVSEWLSECADGATSSAHEGFDESSEEWLTDCFNDPELQIISEDMNASGISDFQADTMEVVNSPPECEITMVKSSPARTYGNIVFKGSNEYTKTPEKGASSVVYPFGFIKPCRVRGDMTLKEINEKIHTPPPSKSNQSNQDPPSYPTSAFSGKPVIGKTKIHTEGGRGSITIMRTKG
- the LOC129901541 gene encoding protein XRI1-like isoform X1; this encodes MTDLPMEFDTNGEIWDWQCGETFLQDSESFGLQPQTDVSGCPWIGVTEKNKDISYMFDDETTPVKDWSDLTFNVKDVTIKQLEQCREPSKLVKRRRMLQFDAETLDTSGSNEELALTFLKSKERDAYFEETISAVSEWLSECADGATSSAHEGFDESSEEWLTDCFNDPELQIISEDMNASGISDFQADTMEVVNSPPECEITMVKSSPARTYGNIVFKGSNEYTKTPEKGASSVVYPFGFIKPCRVRGDMTLKEINEKIHTPPPSKSNQSNQDPPSYPTSAFSGKPVIGKTKIHTEGGRGSITIMRTKG